The following nucleotide sequence is from Miscanthus floridulus cultivar M001 unplaced genomic scaffold, ASM1932011v1 os_2772_2, whole genome shotgun sequence.
TGGTCACAAGTATATGACAGAAATGGAAAAAGAACTTATCAAGACTCTGAACGATAACAATATCCTGACGAGGAAGATGGTTTCTATTCTATCGTATCTTAGAGGGGGGCTTACAGCTCTaccgatgaaaaagaaagatatcaGCAACTATAGGACAAGGCTGAACAGAGAAGTTAAAGGATCAAATATGACACAAGTACTGGATTATTTCAGAAAGAAACAAACCGAGGATTCGTCTTTCTTTTACAAGTTTGATTTAGATGAGGACAAGAGAGTAAGAAACTTGTTCTGGACAGACTGTTCTTCTATGAAATATTATGCAATGTGTAAGTTTTGACACAACATATATGACCAACTGATACAACTTACCTTTTGCACCATTTGTTGGAATcataggacatgggcaaagtTGCCTTTTCGGATGTGCTTTCCTGCATGATGAGACAGTGGACACTTTTAAGTGGGTATTTTAAACTTTCCTTGAAGTAATGGGAGGAAAACACGCTCAAACGATCATTACAAACCAAGACatggcgatgaaatcagcaatagAGCAAGTCTTCATAAACACAAAGCACAAAAATTGCTTGTTCCACATAAAGACCAAATGCTACAATAAGAATGTCAAGGTCTTTGCAGTAAACGAAGGACTATATGAAGACTTTGAAGATATAGTGAACAATAGTCTAATAgtggaagaatttgagcaactttGGAAGAGAATGATTGAGGAAAGAAACCTTCAAGGGAATCACTACTTTTCCAAAATGTGGGAAATGAGGAAAAGGTTTATCCCGATCTACTACAAAAATGACTTCTTTCCTTTTGTACAGACCACATCTAGGAGTGAGGCAACAAATGCGAGGTTCAAAGACAATGTAGGGCCAACCTATAGTATCATCAGCTTTCTAAAAGAGTACAATCGGATTGTTGATACCATAAATCGAGCAGAAAGGCTAGAGGACAGCTATAGCAAGCAGAAAAGGCCAAAGGAATTTATATTTGGCTACAGAATAGAGCAACAGGCACAACAGCTATACAACATAaacatattcaaaaagttccagctacAACTAAAGGCAACATCAAGGCTGAACTACAGGGAAACCGAAGATGGGAAAACATTTGAGGTGTGGCAAAAAAGTAACCAGATTCAGGAGGTTTATAGGTTCAGGAGATATACAGTAAACATCGACCTAACAGAAGGCGAAGAAGAATTTACCTGCATATATGCAAAATTCAGCAAAGATGAGATACTCTGCTCTCATATCCTGAAAATAGCCATTGAAAAGGAAATCAGCACAATTCTAGACAAATACTTCTTAGACAGGTGGAGAAAAAAGGATATGAAGGTACATgttgaaagacaagaagaagaaatagTTTCAACAAACTCATTGTTGAGATTCAACATATTATCCAGGAGATCAACAATACTGAATTCAAAAGGATCAAAAAATGAGAAAGCCATGGAATACCTTATGGCATAAtttgacaagatggaaatcaatttTGATAGAATGTTATCTGCTCAGCAAACAGGTGAAGCACAAAATGACCAGTAAGGAAATGAGGAAGGAGAAACTATAGCAGCACAAGCTAGAGATCCACAGACTGAAATAGATGATCCAGAAAGAATTTAAAGAAAGGGAAGGCCACCTAAACCTATCAGAATGAAGACACATATGGAAGAAATAAAGAAGAAACTGGTGGCAGtagaaaagaagaaaacaaatgacacagacagtgcagatataaaattttaggacatacaaatagaatttaagtacatacaaatagaatttgaatcCAAATGCAAAAATTCTTATTTATGTGAACTAATAATATTTTGTAGGCTCCCCGATGAagccaaaaagaaagaagaggaaggaaaCATCAAATGGTAGCACTAATCCTGAAGCCACAACACAATAAGGACATGGTGATCAAAGACATGCAACAATTCACGATGATCAGCAGATAGAAGCAATATTTAAGTAGCCAATATATTTATGTAATTTAAGTAATGAGTAGGATGTTTCAAACATTGAATTAAATTATGCCTAGATCTAAAATTACATATGCTAAGAACTACAATTGCAGTGCCCAATATCTACAATTTATATTATCGGTGATTGCAATTGTGTAACCAAATTTTATATTTGTCTTGTTTTCATCATCAGCAGGTAATAATAGCAACATACCACTTTCAACTTCTGTAGATAGCTAATACTACCAGTTTCCTCCCACTTACCTACCCCACCATACAGACTTACAGAATATAAAACATGCCAGCGATCTAGGACCAGGATAGTAGTGGCCTAACCAACACATGAGAGAATATTTCAAGGTAGGAGGAGCTGAGTTTGTGGGGTCTGTGTTGACACAAACCACAAATAACAGATTTCatgatgtgttagcacaaatcacaagaggtgtttttttctatggaaggacaaggataaaaaagaggtgtgtgttgacacaaatcacaattaacagattttaagatgtgttagcacaaatcacaagagacaattttttctatggaagaaCAAGGACAAAAAATAGGTGTGTGTTCGCACAAATCACAACAAACAACTCAACAACCATAGAAAGACAAGTGAAAGTATCCTAACAACTTCACAGTTGTTGTCCTAGTGCAACAacttcacagttcaaagtattctAACTTGCAAAACCTTACCTAAAGAAATCAATGATTGCAACAACCACAGAAAGACAAAACATAAATGGCAGGAGCACAACACCAGGTGGTATTCAGATTCAGAATTCAAGGTGACTGGTGCATGGATGGGTAGGTATTAATAGAGGACCGAGAGCCTCAAAACTGGGTAAGATTATGGGCAGGTTACCATAGACTCACACAAACCGCTACAATTCTGCAACTGGGAGCTAAAAACATATTTAAAATGTGCGCTGTAGGCAATTTTTGCGTATAATATTTCCCTCAAAAAAAGTTGCACAAATATGAAGAAGGTATGCGAGCTAACCATCAGAAATTCCACAAAAGCGATGCGAGTAGAATGATGGTAGTCACCAAGCAACCTCAGTCGAAAGACCTGTAGCAGTCATTGCAATGTGCCAATGATACTGTGCTGGTTGAATTGTCATTTCTGCAAACATTTAACAACATAGATTGTACAGAAGGGAAATGATGTTTGAAGTAAAGAATGACCAACCTCTCCACATATAGACTCAAAGAATAATTTTAGATCTGCCTGAGTGACCTACAGTAAGTGCATATATTAAAATAGAATAATGACAGAATGAATACCTAGTGGTAGCATGAGTGTAGGTAGCAAACCTTCTTGTCAATGTTTGTGCAGTAAATAGTCCTTGCACACATTTCCCGTTCATCATTAGACTACAGATCACAGAAAAATGGCAAACTTTTTAGAGACCATACCAGATACAAGCATGAACCTTGAGCCATGTACTTAAGACAAGCATGTTGATTCCTGAAGGTTGCATACCCTGGGTAGGAATGTTGGGTTGACTGATGCAATGGCGGTCTTTGATGGCAGAACCTTCATAGGATAATATCCAAGCATAGTTCCTGACAGATTCGGAGCAGACCTTGCACCGTCTAGAACATGGATATTTATCACCCAATGAACAGTAGATTCATTACACAAAGTAAGCAAATTGAAATATGGTTGGATATGGATATGTTACCCTCATAAGTGAACTCTATGAAAGTGAACCGAAGGACTGAATTTGGGTCCCCACACATGCGACAGTCCA
It contains:
- the LOC136535409 gene encoding protein FAR1-RELATED SEQUENCE 5-like, whose amino-acid sequence is MAMKSAIEQVFINTKHKNCLFHIKTKCYNKNVKVFAVNEGLYEDFEDIVNNSLIVEEFEQLWKRMIEERNLQGNHYFSKMWEMRKRFIPIYYKNDFFPFVQTTSRSEATNARFKDNVGPTYSIISFLKEYNRIVDTINRAERLEDSYSKQKRPKEFIFGYRIEQQAQQLYNINIFKKFQLQLKATSRLNYRETEDGKTFEVWQKSNQIQEVYRFRRYTVNIDLTEGEEEFTCIYAKFSKDEILCSHILKIAIEKEISTILDKYFLDRWRKKDMKVHVERQEEEIVSTNSLLRFNILSRRSTILNSKGSKNEKAMEYLMA